One region of Primulina tabacum isolate GXHZ01 chromosome 17, ASM2559414v2, whole genome shotgun sequence genomic DNA includes:
- the LOC142531781 gene encoding uncharacterized protein LOC142531781, which produces MEGKPNPAQVIPASQEKKAYVPPPLRRRTRSTTQLPQASLPLTSIPSAGTMIVENIDSSSTSSPSADQETESDDHVPLASLKHKKILPGSHSDDVAEKPLSTSSHFQDLSARRAMVSSVEETLEFDFCFLDSGSPHAASYSNLPSSLELATAKASLRHFLNMNFNALGDMEKATVLSSASILKSSPDFSSYPLHDALNTFPTMFSAFQASSSTCSETWIKVRKFKGKKERLDYMLSERKTALSTLHQKTAEFDTKEELVKKLETELAQHKADMVNLLHESEVLKASSDRLKADIQCLGDDLINQKQAYQHWEDTLKAAEQTRAECLSKWEELRQFDFS; this is translated from the exons ATGGAAGGGAAACCAAATCCTGCACAAGTAATCCCGGCTTCCCAAGAAAAGAAAGCATATGTTCCTCCTCCATTGAGACGGCGAACTCGATCCACCACCCAACTGCCTCAAGCAAGTCTACCACTCACCTCCATTCCTTCGGCTGGCACTATGATAGTGGAAAATATTGATTCTTCCTCAACCTCTAGTCCTTCCGCTGATCAAGAGACTGAGTCGGATGATCACGTCCCTTTGGCCTCACTTAAACACAAGAAAATTCTCCCAGGAAGTCATTCGGATGATGTGGCAGAGAAACCTCTCTCGACCAGCTCTCACTTTCAG GATTTATCAGCACGGCGGGCAATGGTCTCTTCGGTTGAAGAGACTTTGGAATTTGACTTCTGTTTCCTAGATTCAGGATCACCCCACGCGGCCTCTTATTCGAACCTCCCCTCTAGCTTGGAGCTGGCCACCGCAAAAGCTTCACTACGACATTTTCTGAACATGAATTTCAATGCCTTAGGGGACATGGAGAAGGCCACTGTTTTATCTTCTGCGTCTATTTTGAAAAGCAGCCCTGATTTCTCCTCGTACCCGCTGCATGATGCACTGAACACTTTTCCGACCATGTTCTCAGCTTTTCAGGCTTCGAGCTCTACCTGTTCTGAGACATGGATTAAGGTAAGAAAATTCAAGGGGAAAAAAGAGAGATTGGATTACATGCTCTCCGAGAGGAAAACCGCCCTGTCCACTTTGCATCAGAAGACTGCAGAGTTTGATACCAAGGAGGAGCTGGTGAAGAAGTTAGAGACGGAGCTCGCTCAACACAAAGCCGACATGGTAAACCTTCTGCACGAGAGTGAGGTTCTAAAAGCTTCCTCCGATAGACTCAAGGCCGACATCCAATGCCTGGGTGACGATTTGATAAATCAGAAACAGGCCTATCAACACTGGGAAGATACCTTGAAGGCTGCTGAGCAGACTCGAGCCGAGTGTCTGTCCAAATGGGAAGAGTTACGTCAATTTGATTTCTCTTGA
- the LOC142530933 gene encoding uncharacterized protein LOC142530933, producing the protein MKAHLAKLPLILKPVILSLFLSLSVLAFLSRQTPRHSSGKTDTAEEEQLPSDLKIRPGYASYDAYLQRQMNKTLNPKLREIWTTRDWDRKLKVFSEFFDNLKQRGLISNGSKALSIGARVGQEVAAMKRVGVNDSVGIDLVPYPPLVLKGDFHHQPFDDETFDFEFSNVFDHALYPWKFVGEIERTMKRGGICVLHVLLSRRADKYSANDLYSVKPLEKLFKKSELIEVRSIDGFGLDTEVVFKKKE; encoded by the coding sequence ATGAAAGCACATCTCGCAAAGCTTCCCTTAATCCTCAAACCAGTCATCCTCTCCCTGTTTCTCTCGCTTTCCGTCTTAGCTTTCCTCTCGCGCCAAACCCCGCGTCATTCCTCTGGCAAAACCGACACCGCCGAAGAGGAACAACTGCCTTCCGATCTCAAGATCCGGCCCGGTTACGCCTCCTACGATGCCTACCTCCAGCGTCAGATGAACAAGACCCTCAACCCTAAGCTCAGAGAGATATGGACCACCCGTGATTGGGATCGGAAGTTGAAGGTTTTCTCCGAGTTTTTCGACAACTTGAAGCAGAGGGGGCTCATCTCCAATGGGTCCAAAGCGCTTTCCATCGGAGCCCGGGTGGGGCAGGAAGTCGCGGCTATGAAACGGGTCGGGGTCAATGATTCGGTGGGGATCGATCTGGTTCCCTACCCTCCTCTGGTGCTCAAGGGAGATTTTCACCATCAACCGTTCGACGATGAGACTTTCGACTTCGAGTTCTCCAACGTGTTTGATCACGCGCTTTATCCGTGGAAGTTCGTGGGGGAGATCGAACGGACGATGAAACGCGGTGGGATCTGCGTGCTACACGTGTTGCTATCTCGACGCGCGGATAAGTATTCCGCCAACGATTTGTACAGTGTGAAGCCATTGGAGAAACTGTTCAAGAAATCGGAGCTAATAGAGGTAAGGAGTATCGATGGATTTGGTTTAGATACTGAAgttgttttcaagaaaaaagAATAA